Proteins encoded together in one Erinaceus europaeus chromosome 11, mEriEur2.1, whole genome shotgun sequence window:
- the TAF13 gene encoding transcription initiation factor TFIID subunit 13 produces MADEEEDPTFEEENEEIGGGAEGGQGKRKRLFSKELRCMMYGFGDDQNPYTESVDILEDLVIEFITEMTHKAMSIGRQGRVQVEDIVFLIRKDPRKFARVKDLLTMNEELKRARKAFDEANYGS; encoded by the exons tttgaggaagaaaatgaagaaattggaggaggtgcagaaggtggacagggTAAAAGAAAGAGACTTTTCTCAAAAGAAT tgcgaTGTATGATGTATGGGTTTGGAGATGACCAGAATCCTTATACTGAGTCAGTGGACATTCTTGAAGACCTTGTTATAGAGTTCATCACAGAAATG ACTCACAAGGCAATGTCAATTGGAAGACAAGGCCGAGTACAAGTTGAGGATATTGTCTTTTTGATTCGGAAGGACCCAAGGAAGTTTGCTCGGGTTAAAGACTTGCTTACTATGAATGAAGAATTAAAACGAGCTAGGAAAGCATTTGATGAAGCAAACTATGGATCTTGA
- the LOC132541460 gene encoding endogenous retrovirus group S71 member 1 Env polyprotein-like, protein MVANQLTAGQPIFTLDLCDLFDANWTRVIYAGQTATGGTTIDGGCGSIDLEERLWDRPYYVCPKEDSPTNCRGEPYFFCGLWGECLTASPGRDGDKHLKVTRVIRPGGPTEPGTCYIGDCNPVEVTVKTWNETDSWMRGRMWGIKIPFSEKDFGTLFTIQLRMLPWTQNPIGPLRPIILGEDPRPTLSPSLRMGEENETNGDQTDIAPSGTKLTDTEPLHPRVKPLVKTVELMYYLLNESDPNITRNCWLCLHPELPYYIGVAASAGIGSQKGDIRKLALSSSNSKGPECKWGVQPHMTLGDIQGTGTCIITANYKLESSPYRGNCNLTIKVSKTQEWVTLLKAPEGTWWACTSGMTPCITPYGMTKEDLCVLAHILPHVYYSHGEEGWAHLERQGTDYLGPIRRKRVPIVVPILVGTAIAGTAAMGAAALAKETTLVQLDQQINQDMATLEGTIESLEGSLSSLAEVVLQNRRGLDLLFMKQGGLCVALNEACCFYANHSGMVKKTLSEVKKRIEDRDNRLRDLSEDSWASDHPTSTSYPGALSMEVFDLLD, encoded by the exons atggtCGCCAATCAACTAACTGCCGGGCAGCCTATATTCACTCTTGATCTGTGTGATCTatttgatgccaactggaccaggGTAATCTATGCCGGCCAGACTGCAACCGGAGGGACTACTATAGATGGGGGGTGTGGCTCCATTGACCTGGAGGAACGCCTTTGGGACAGACCCTATTATGTATGTCCCAAAGAAGACAGCCCCACCAACTGCAGAGGAGAACCATATTTTTTCTGTGGGTTGTGGGGGGAATGTCTGACAGCATCTCCAGGGAGGGATGGTGATAAGCACCTGAAAGTCACAAGAGTGATTCGACCAGGTGGCCCGACCGAACCAGGTACTTGCTATATTGGAGACTGTAACCCTGTGGAGGTGACGGTCAAAACTTGGAATGAGACTGATTCATGGATGAGAGGGAGAATGTGGGGCATTAAGATTCCTTTTTCTGAAAAGGACTTTGGGACATTATTCACTATTCAACTGCGGATGCTGCCATGGACTCAGAATCCTATTGGGCCCTTGAGACCCATCATTTTAGGAGAAGACCCCCGAcctactctctccccctctctacggaTGGGTGAAGAGAATGAGACTAATGGGGATCAGACTGACATTGCACCAAGTGGCACTAAACTGACTGACACAGAACCTTTGCATCCCAGGGTGAAGCCACTAGTGAAAACTGTAGAATTAATGTATTACCTTTTGAATGAGTCTGACCCTAACATAACCAGAAACTGCTGGCTGTGTTTACACCCTGAGCTTCCTTATTACATAGGTGTGGCTGCCTCTGCAGGAATAGGTAGCCAGAAGGGAGACATAAGGAAGCTGGCTCTATCCTCTAGCAACTCTAAGGGCCCAGAATGTAAGTGGGGAGTACAGCCCCACATGACACTGGGAGATATCCAGGGAACAGGAACTTGTATTATCACAGCCAACTATAAATTGGAATCCTCCCCGTACAGGGGAAATTGCAACCTAACCATTAAAGTTAGTAAGACTCAAGAGTGGGTGACCCTCCTCAAAGCCCCTGAGGGGACTTGGTGGGCCTGTACTTCGGGCATgaccccctgcatcaccccctacGGAATGACCAAAGAGGACCTCTGTGTTTTGGCCCATATCCTGCCCCATGTATACTATTCCCATGGTGAAGAAGGTTGGGCTCACCTTGAACGGCAAGGAACAGACTACCTCGGACCAATAAGACGGAAACGTGTCCCGATAGTAGTTCCTATACTCGTGGGGACAGCCATAGCAGGGACAGCGGCAATGGGAGCTGCAGCCCTAGCTAAGGAGACTACTCTAGTACAGTTAGATCAGCAGATCAATCAAGATATGGCCACACTAGAGGGCACTATTGAATCTCTCGAAGGGTCCCTATCTTCGTTGGCCGAGGTGGTCCTGCAAAATCGTAGGGGACTTGATTTGTTATTCATGAAACAGGGTGGGTTATGTGTGGCCCTGAATGAGGCCTGTTGCTTTTATGCCAACCACTCCGGAATGGTGAAGAAAACTTTAAGTGAGgtcaagaaaagaatagaagataGAGATAACCGTCTAAGGGACCTGAGCGAGGACAGCTG ggcctctgatcaccctactTCTACTTCTTACCCTGGGGCCTTGTCTATGGAGGTCTTTGATCTCCTTGATTAA